One part of the Nostoc sp. PCC 7120 = FACHB-418 genome encodes these proteins:
- a CDS encoding IS630 family transposase has translation MRVQCADFFRNRSSPSKKTVRSSQAGTEITQNKRLSYWESVRDIVADDLVFVDEMGVLLGLTRGMGRSKKGDRVYDVKPFYRGSRVTVVGAITNKSILSLKTLGPSMNGEDFKKFVEQELLPKLWKGAVVVMDNLKAHKMKGIIEMIESVGARVVYLSPYSPEFNPIEHLWWQLKAFIRKFSPKNILAVVQLLSLGVLLCSSQQLQNYFSHCCYCTS, from the coding sequence GTGAGAGTGCAATGTGCAGATTTCTTCAGAAACAGAAGCTCACCCTCAAAAAAAACAGTACGAAGTAGTCAAGCAGGAACAGAAATTACACAAAATAAAAGGCTTTCTTACTGGGAAAGCGTCCGAGATATTGTTGCAGATGACCTAGTTTTTGTAGATGAAATGGGCGTATTACTCGGATTAACGAGAGGAATGGGCAGAAGTAAAAAGGGAGACAGAGTTTATGATGTCAAACCATTTTACCGTGGAAGCAGAGTTACCGTAGTGGGGGCTATTACTAACAAATCAATCCTCTCCCTCAAAACATTAGGGCCATCAATGAATGGAGAAGACTTCAAAAAATTTGTGGAACAAGAGCTATTACCGAAATTGTGGAAAGGGGCAGTAGTGGTCATGGATAATCTCAAAGCACATAAAATGAAGGGGATTATTGAAATGATCGAGTCCGTAGGCGCAAGGGTAGTTTATTTATCACCTTATTCACCTGAATTTAACCCCATAGAACATCTCTGGTGGCAACTCAAAGCATTTATCCGCAAGTTTTCACCAAAAAATATTTTGGCAGTAGTACAACTGTTGTCACTAGGAGTTCTCTTATGCTCAAGTCAGCAACTCCAAAACTACTTTTCTCACTGTTGCTACTGTACCAGTTAG
- a CDS encoding helix-turn-helix domain-containing protein encodes MKPYSVDLRSKIISVYEAGNTSIRKVAERFKVSKNTVQNLVKRKREKGTLEPSVATGGKPSQVSGYEQQIEQMVAEHLDYTLAEYCEYWEEKTGVRLSESAMCRFLQKQKLTLKKNSTK; translated from the coding sequence ATGAAACCCTACTCAGTAGACCTGCGCTCAAAAATTATTAGCGTTTACGAAGCGGGAAATACATCTATTCGCAAAGTAGCAGAAAGATTCAAGGTAAGTAAAAATACAGTACAAAACCTCGTGAAGCGAAAACGAGAAAAAGGGACGCTAGAGCCAAGTGTAGCGACAGGAGGAAAACCAAGCCAAGTATCTGGTTATGAACAACAGATAGAGCAAATGGTAGCAGAACATCTAGACTATACCCTAGCCGAATACTGTGAGTATTGGGAAGAAAAGACAGGGGTAAGGTTAAGTGAGAGTGCAATGTGCAGATTTCTTCAGAAACAGAAGCTCACCCTCAAAAAAAACAGTACGAAGTAG
- a CDS encoding S8 family serine peptidase, protein MPTFPSDPLFQYQWHLYNYDWFTGTRGLDLNVVDVWDDYTGRGVTVGVFEGGGVEYTHPDLAPNYNTAIDYDGVTNGGNPYPLAGESGHATSVAGVIGAAAGNGIGGVGVAYGSTLASFRFSYNNSDSMIRALQRLRNVDVANNSWGSTSIFGADFLNPGYAPVVQAIRDAVQFGRNGLGTAIVWSAGNSREEGLNTNYSNFSNSRHVISVAALEYDGTASFYSTPGASILVSAFGSGVPGSIVTTDRRGSEGSSLGDYNYEFNGTSAAAPEVSGVVALMLEANRNLGYRDIQEILAYSARQNDFYNVGGNYIWQINGANNFNGGGLHVSHDYGFGLVDALAAVRLAETWQKQSRFNNEQSLSYSSGNLGLTVPDNDEAGISHTFTVAAGLEIDWVEVELNLTHPYRGDIVVYLTSPSGVQSVLVHQPGNKEDEGDNIVFKLSSTQHWGETSAGNWTLTIQDLGPSDIGIFNSWKLNLYGDADTINDTYFYTNEYGFYGSTTLTDSSGTDTINAAAITADSYLNLNPGSTSILNGTVLTISTGTTIENAFGGDGNDTIIGNSAANVLHGGRGNDTLDGGVGNDTLRGGRGNDTYIVNSTGDIVTENANEGIDTVQSSVTYTLGANVENLTLTGTGAINGTGNSLNNTITGNSGNNTLNGDAGNDFLIAGNGNDILNGGTGNDTMLGGGGNDTYIVDSIGDYVLENANQGTDLVQSSISYTLGNSLENLTLTGTSAINGTGNRLNNVITGNSGNNTLNGGDGNDTLNGSAGVDTLLGGNGNDILVGGTGNDTLTGGVGRDRFTFNSRSEGIDRITDFNVVDDTIVVSAAGFGGGLVVGAAIASSQFLLGSAATTASHRFLYDRNNGALFFDQDGTGAIAKVQFATLNTGLSLTNADILVVA, encoded by the coding sequence ATGCCTACTTTTCCTTCTGATCCTTTATTTCAGTATCAATGGCATTTATACAACTACGATTGGTTTACTGGTACTCGTGGTCTTGACCTCAATGTAGTCGATGTTTGGGATGACTATACCGGGAGGGGTGTGACGGTTGGTGTATTTGAAGGGGGTGGTGTTGAATACACTCATCCTGATTTAGCTCCCAATTACAATACTGCTATTGATTATGATGGCGTTACCAACGGTGGTAATCCTTACCCTCTAGCTGGAGAAAGCGGTCATGCTACTTCTGTTGCGGGTGTGATTGGTGCAGCTGCGGGAAATGGTATTGGTGGGGTGGGTGTAGCTTATGGTTCAACCTTAGCTTCCTTCCGATTTAGTTACAACAATTCTGATAGTATGATTCGGGCATTGCAGCGCCTACGCAATGTGGATGTCGCTAATAATAGTTGGGGTAGCACATCAATTTTTGGGGCTGATTTTCTTAATCCTGGATATGCTCCAGTAGTTCAAGCTATTCGGGATGCTGTCCAGTTTGGACGCAATGGATTAGGGACTGCAATTGTCTGGTCAGCTGGAAATTCCAGAGAAGAGGGTTTAAATACCAATTATTCCAACTTTTCCAACTCTCGCCACGTCATTTCGGTAGCAGCGCTTGAATATGATGGTACAGCTTCCTTTTATAGCACTCCAGGGGCTTCTATTCTAGTTTCAGCTTTTGGCAGTGGGGTTCCTGGTAGTATTGTGACTACAGACCGTAGAGGATCAGAAGGTTCTAGTTTAGGAGACTATAACTACGAGTTTAACGGCACTTCAGCAGCAGCACCTGAAGTTTCTGGGGTAGTCGCCTTAATGCTGGAAGCCAATCGGAATTTAGGTTATCGAGACATACAAGAAATTCTCGCCTATTCCGCCCGCCAGAATGATTTCTATAACGTAGGGGGAAATTACATTTGGCAAATTAACGGTGCTAACAATTTTAATGGTGGGGGTTTACACGTCAGCCATGATTATGGGTTCGGTTTGGTAGATGCGCTTGCTGCTGTGCGTTTGGCTGAGACTTGGCAAAAACAGAGCCGATTCAACAACGAGCAGTCTCTTTCTTACAGTTCAGGTAATCTAGGTTTGACTGTTCCTGATAACGATGAGGCAGGAATTAGTCACACTTTTACGGTGGCGGCTGGCTTAGAAATTGACTGGGTAGAAGTAGAACTTAATCTGACTCATCCTTATCGGGGTGATATAGTTGTTTACCTGACTTCTCCGAGTGGGGTTCAGAGTGTTTTGGTTCATCAACCTGGTAATAAGGAAGATGAGGGAGACAATATTGTGTTTAAACTCTCCAGTACGCAACACTGGGGAGAAACCAGCGCTGGCAATTGGACACTGACAATACAAGATTTAGGCCCCTCAGATATCGGCATTTTTAATAGTTGGAAATTAAATTTATACGGCGATGCTGATACTATCAATGACACTTATTTCTACACCAATGAGTATGGTTTTTATGGCTCAACGACACTAACCGATAGTTCAGGTACTGACACGATTAATGCGGCGGCGATTACTGCTGACTCTTACCTCAACCTAAATCCAGGGTCTACAAGTATCCTCAATGGAACCGTCTTAACTATCAGTACGGGAACTACAATCGAAAATGCTTTTGGTGGTGATGGTAATGACACAATTATCGGTAATAGTGCTGCTAACGTTTTGCATGGTGGTAGGGGTAATGATACTCTCGATGGCGGAGTAGGTAACGATACGCTCAGGGGTGGTAGAGGTAACGACACATATATAGTCAATAGCACTGGGGATATCGTTACGGAAAACGCTAACGAAGGTATAGACACAGTTCAGTCATCTGTTACTTATACTCTGGGCGCGAATGTAGAAAATTTGACTCTGACTGGTACGGGTGCAATCAACGGTACAGGTAACAGTCTCAACAATACGATCACTGGCAACAGTGGCAATAATACCCTCAATGGCGATGCTGGTAATGATTTCCTGATTGCTGGCAATGGTAATGACATTCTCAATGGTGGTACAGGCAATGATACGATGCTTGGTGGCGGAGGTAACGACACCTACATTGTTGATAGTATAGGCGACTACGTTTTGGAAAATGCCAACCAAGGTACAGACTTAGTTCAGTCATCTATCAGCTATACATTAGGCAATAGTTTAGAGAATTTGACTCTCACAGGTACATCTGCAATCAATGGTACAGGTAACCGTCTTAACAACGTCATTACAGGTAACAGTGGCAACAATACCCTAAATGGTGGAGATGGCAATGATACTCTTAATGGTAGTGCAGGTGTTGATACTCTCCTTGGTGGTAACGGTAATGACATCCTCGTTGGTGGTACTGGTAACGATACACTAACAGGGGGTGTAGGACGCGATCGCTTTACATTCAATTCTCGTAGTGAAGGTATCGACAGAATTACCGATTTTAACGTGGTTGATGACACTATTGTTGTCTCTGCGGCTGGCTTTGGTGGCGGGTTGGTTGTAGGTGCGGCGATCGCATCTAGTCAGTTTTTACTAGGTTCAGCCGCCACTACTGCTAGCCACCGATTCCTCTACGACCGAAACAACGGCGCTCTCTTCTTTGATCAGGATGGCACGGGTGCGATCGCTAAAGTTCAATTTGCTACCCTCAATACTGGACTGTCCTTGACCAATGCAGATATTCTCGTTGTTGCTTAG
- a CDS encoding filamentous hemagglutinin N-terminal domain-containing protein, with protein MIKQDYLNWYFTLSLLVSLTLTTNAKTLAQVTADQTLGTQVTDIGLSYFVQGGTTVGNTNLFHSFGSFNVPNDGAAIFINDPSLTNIFARVTGGTVSDIQGRIGTQGTANLYLINPNGIIFGTNASLNIGGSFVATTANTIQFPGGAEFSLTSPVTSTNTLLSVNPTAFLFNQIANQGTNSIENRGYLAVPNNKSLILLGGNIAPTSNATGKILIDGGVVQALNGRVEIGGLVEPGFIGINVDGNQLSLTFPDSVAKTDISSINNGTVFTSGAGGGDIVVNADNLSLLNYGAFFTGILNNQGNAETQAGDISINATGIVTVAQNSIISNSSLGIGDSGKINIVAQSLQIIDNSSVQSFSLQGNSGTVNVKVDDTVSLLSGQISSSVRPRGASASSLQSNLLGTPTRGKSGGINIQARSLLAVDSSAISASNFLADDSGDIKIQATDAVILNNRSTISSSAFGQGKSGNLSINTNWLNIINNSQITANTLGTGNAGDINIIALDINIDKSLITGSTSSFLNTIVNLGNAGNINIQTARINLTNSGFIISTSGRPEQKETSGFGGNINITATELIEIDPKGATDIITGFSTRTFSGSRAGDITLNTKNLIVRNGGVIMADAANNLGGNAGNININASDTVKLISSLGNSYSRIFTGVVSSDNNVMNAGNGGELNITTGKLQLTNGVISAATLGQGHAGNITISSNDEIVLDSGLIFSQVDAGAVGNGGDINIQTPRLTLTNGSQVDASIRRGGIGKGGTIRIDAADSVIISGRDADGFASLLAAGNEGGSIGQPGDIIANTDYFLIEKDAFLNTGTFNSSNGGSVTINTRIFEALTGGRIFSSTSSSGKAGDIIINATDSITVSGVSPETRNNAAIVAGTLIDSTGNGGKISLSTTNFNLSNEAGVFTRSQGRGIAGDINITARGNLNVNNAFISARAEQAGGGNIDIITKNVNLRNHSDIRTDLSIGEGRGGNISLTADIIIALEDSDILAFAPEGQGGDIKFNTRAVFSDSLYNSRQTASDRNSLQSLVSNSSSDINATGTISGKIIGVPDISSIQNGLTELQANPIDTTVLIANSCIARSRRQEGTFIITGTGGLPTRPGEAVNSSYPTGDVQSVTHQSTASLWKKGDLIIEPQGVYKLANGDVVMSRECH; from the coding sequence GTGATTAAACAAGATTATTTAAACTGGTATTTCACCTTAAGCTTATTAGTCAGCCTGACTTTAACAACAAATGCGAAAACCTTGGCACAAGTCACCGCCGACCAAACATTAGGAACACAAGTTACAGATATTGGCTTAAGTTATTTTGTTCAAGGTGGTACAACAGTTGGTAACACTAATTTATTCCACAGTTTTGGTAGTTTCAATGTTCCTAATGATGGTGCAGCAATTTTTATCAACGACCCCAGTTTAACTAATATCTTTGCACGAGTAACTGGTGGCACAGTTTCCGATATTCAAGGCAGAATAGGAACTCAAGGTACTGCTAATTTATATTTAATCAATCCTAATGGCATTATTTTTGGTACAAATGCTAGTTTAAATATCGGTGGTTCTTTTGTTGCTACCACTGCTAATACTATTCAATTTCCTGGTGGTGCTGAATTTTCTCTAACTTCACCAGTTACATCAACAAACACACTACTAAGTGTCAACCCTACAGCATTTTTATTTAATCAAATTGCGAATCAGGGTACAAACTCCATTGAAAATCGCGGTTATTTAGCAGTTCCTAATAATAAGAGTTTAATCTTACTTGGTGGTAATATTGCACCCACATCTAACGCCACTGGAAAAATTTTAATCGATGGTGGAGTGGTTCAGGCATTAAATGGTAGGGTAGAAATTGGTGGATTAGTTGAACCTGGTTTTATAGGAATTAATGTTGATGGCAACCAATTAAGCCTAACTTTTCCTGATAGTGTAGCAAAAACAGATATTTCATCGATTAATAATGGTACCGTTTTTACTTCTGGTGCTGGTGGTGGTGATATTGTAGTTAATGCTGATAACTTGAGCTTACTAAATTATGGTGCTTTTTTTACAGGCATACTTAATAACCAAGGAAACGCGGAAACTCAAGCAGGTGATATCTCAATTAATGCTACAGGCATTGTCACTGTTGCTCAAAATAGTATTATCTCCAATTCCTCTTTGGGAATTGGAGATAGTGGAAAAATCAACATTGTTGCTCAATCACTGCAAATCATTGATAATAGCTCAGTTCAATCATTTTCATTACAAGGTAATTCAGGAACAGTTAATGTTAAAGTGGATGATACGGTTTCCCTATTAAGCGGCCAAATTAGCAGTAGTGTTCGGCCAAGAGGTGCCTCTGCCTCTTCTTTACAGTCAAATTTATTAGGTACACCGACTAGGGGGAAAAGTGGTGGTATTAATATCCAGGCGCGCAGTCTTTTAGCAGTAGATAGTAGTGCGATAAGTGCAAGCAACTTTTTGGCAGATGATTCTGGAGATATTAAAATTCAAGCTACTGATGCGGTTATTTTGAATAACAGATCAACTATATCTTCAAGTGCTTTTGGCCAAGGGAAATCAGGTAATTTATCCATTAATACTAATTGGTTAAATATAATCAATAATTCTCAAATAACAGCTAATACCTTAGGAACTGGAAATGCTGGTGATATTAATATCATTGCTCTTGATATTAATATAGATAAATCTTTGATTACCGGAAGTACATCCTCTTTTTTAAACACTATCGTTAATTTAGGGAATGCTGGAAATATTAATATTCAAACGGCACGAATTAATCTAACTAATAGTGGCTTCATTATATCTACTTCTGGCAGACCAGAACAGAAAGAAACAAGTGGTTTTGGTGGTAATATTAATATTACAGCCACTGAATTAATAGAAATAGATCCAAAAGGTGCGACAGATATAATCACAGGTTTTAGTACCAGAACTTTTAGTGGTAGCCGTGCTGGTGACATAACGCTAAATACCAAAAATTTGATTGTGAGAAATGGCGGTGTTATCATGGCAGATGCTGCTAATAATTTAGGAGGAAACGCGGGAAACATTAATATCAATGCCTCCGATACTGTTAAGCTCATTAGCTCTCTAGGAAATTCTTATAGTAGAATTTTTACGGGTGTTGTATCTTCTGATAATAATGTGATGAATGCGGGTAATGGTGGGGAGTTAAATATTACCACTGGAAAATTACAGCTAACAAATGGCGTTATATCAGCAGCAACATTAGGTCAAGGTCATGCAGGTAATATTACTATATCTAGTAATGATGAGATAGTTCTTGATAGTGGGTTAATATTTAGTCAAGTTGATGCTGGTGCAGTTGGGAATGGGGGAGATATTAATATTCAGACACCAAGACTAACTTTAACTAATGGTAGTCAAGTTGATGCTAGTATTCGGCGTGGAGGAATAGGCAAAGGTGGAACTATTCGCATTGATGCAGCCGATTCTGTAATTATTTCCGGACGGGATGCAGACGGTTTTGCTAGCTTATTAGCAGCTGGCAATGAAGGAGGAAGTATTGGTCAACCAGGAGACATTATTGCTAATACAGATTATTTTCTCATAGAAAAAGATGCTTTCCTGAATACAGGAACCTTTAACTCCAGTAACGGAGGTAGTGTTACCATTAATACTCGTATCTTTGAGGCTTTGACTGGTGGACGAATTTTTTCCAGCACTAGTAGTAGTGGCAAAGCAGGCGACATTATTATTAATGCTACAGATAGTATAACCGTCTCTGGGGTAAGTCCAGAAACTAGAAATAATGCTGCGATCGTTGCAGGAACACTTATAGACTCCACTGGTAATGGAGGAAAAATATCCTTATCCACTACTAATTTTAATTTAAGTAACGAGGCTGGAGTTTTCACACGCAGTCAGGGACGAGGCATTGCAGGGGACATCAACATCACTGCTAGAGGCAATTTGAATGTTAATAATGCTTTTATCAGCGCACGAGCTGAACAGGCTGGTGGTGGAAATATCGATATCATCACTAAAAATGTTAACCTACGCAATCACAGTGATATCCGCACAGATTTATCTATAGGTGAAGGTAGAGGTGGTAATATTTCCCTCACAGCAGATATCATCATTGCCTTAGAAGATAGCGATATTCTCGCCTTTGCACCGGAGGGACAAGGTGGGGATATTAAATTTAATACCCGCGCTGTATTTAGCGATTCGCTCTACAACTCCAGACAAACAGCATCTGATAGAAATAGTCTTCAGTCACTAGTGAGTAATAGTAGTTCCGATATTAACGCTACAGGGACAATCTCTGGCAAGATTATTGGTGTACCTGATATTAGCTCTATCCAAAACGGACTCACAGAATTACAAGCTAATCCCATTGATACTACAGTACTTATTGCTAATAGTTGCATTGCTCGTAGTCGTAGACAAGAAGGGACTTTTATTATTACGGGGACTGGTGGTTTACCAACTCGTCCTGGTGAGGCCGTGAATTCCAGCTACCCCACAGGTGATGTGCAGAGTGTCACTCATCAGAGTACGGCTAGTTTGTGGAAAAAAGGTGACCTGATTATTGAACCGCAAGGAGTGTATAAGCTGGCGAATGGAGATGTGGTGATGAGTCGTGAGTGTCATTGA